One window of the Passer domesticus isolate bPasDom1 chromosome 14, bPasDom1.hap1, whole genome shotgun sequence genome contains the following:
- the DMXL2 gene encoding dmX-like protein 2 isoform X1 has product MHLHQVLTGAVNPGDNGYSVGSVQDTPFTAYGSGCDIVILANDFECVQIIPGAKHGNIQVSCVECSQRQGRIAASYGNAVCIFEPLGINSHKRNCQLKCQWLKTGQFFLSSMTYNLAWDPQGNRLLTATDFLQLWAPPSDDILEEDEDDDASSQIKDDKVLPVLNDWKCVWQCKTATSVHLMSWSPDGEYFATAGKDDCLLKVWYPMTGWKSSLLPQENEEKKKCSEDVQFSFVYLAHPRAVTGFSWRNISKYMPRGLVCNVLLTSCLDGICRLWAETLLPEDTLLGEQICETTTSSISSTISQSGKQKDTIQHALETIHHLKNMRKGQRRSSVLVTHTDVLPDQQGTHEVQRHISHQANALGHFHIAASINPNTDIPSVLAGTAFNIDEGSGGFVVHWLNNKEFHFTSSIEVFMQHLRQISEQQLEQDFDIEAEEEEETEEKEKGLHMKLDHDLSIDRESETGTGTGSSEHEDGEREGSPKTSLLAGPRLPLPTVLLDRKIDLLLTEWNKNPDMLFTIHPVDGTFLVWHVKYLDEYTPGIFRQVQVSFSSRIPVAFPSGDASSLSKNIMMYACPVFVKDSSSAAQQKTMDFPNNTLASKGPSFAQDSANVNIISPVVMMISKHIDGSLNQWAVTFADKSAFTTVLTVSHKFRYCGHRFHLNDLACHSVLPLLLTSSHHNALLTPESDTSWDSDRINRMMDPVKHKRGSSKQQLKNAATRTFHDPNAIYSELILWRVDPIGPLSYTGGVSELARINSLHTSAFSNVAWLPTLIPSYCLGTYCNSASACFVASDGKNLRLYQAVVDARKLLDELSDPESSKLIGEVFNIVSQQSTARPGCIIELDAITNKCGSNTQLLHVFQEDFILGYKPHKEDAEGKETEIFFQPSQGYRPPPFSEKFYLVVIEKDSSGCSVLQMWHLHLKSVQACLAKPTEASSADNKLSVPEQKTVDSSPDVSPGTSPIPRSSSIANLQTASKLILSSRLVYSQPLDLPVGVEVVRATPSAGHLSSSSIYPVCLAPYLIVTSCSDNRVRFWRCTVETDLSSKTEEKETYHWRKWPLMNDEGEDNSSTVSIVGRPVAVSCSYTGRLAVAYKQPIQHNGFVSKEFSMHVCILECESTGGSEWVLEQTIHLDDLVKVGSVLDSRVSVDSNLFVYSKSDAFLNKDKYLVPSIKHLVHLDWVSKEDGSHILTVGVGANIFMYGRLSGIVTDQTSSKEGVAVITLPLGGSIKQGVKSKWVLLRSIDLVSSVDGTPSLPVSLSWVRDGILVVGMDCEMHVYAQWKHAVKFGNGESDVFPSEDSTTQDPLKTSAVVKKTSVIDGAGVVDDVFGTPTVIQDGGLFEAAHVLSPTLPQYHPTQLLELMDLGKVRRAKAILSHLVKCIAGEVAIVKDTEAGEGTGPKRHLSRTISVSGSTAKDTITAGKDGTRDYTEIDSIPPLPLYALLAADQDATYVAEETSKIPQGSEDHAKRKAEDQYSDLFQIQPVTTEDFIDFEPEKRESKSKVINLSQYGPTYFGREHASVLSSHLMHSSLPGLTRLEQMFLVALADTVATTSTELDENRDKNYSGRDTLDECGLRYLLAMRLHTCLLTSLPPLYRVQLLHQGLSTCHFAWAFHSEAEEELINMIPAIQKGDPQWSELRAMGIGWWVRNINTLRRCIEKVAKASFQRNNDALDAALFYLAMKKKAVVWGLFRSQHDEKMTAFFSHNFNEDRWRKAALKNAFALLGKQRFEQSAAFFLLAGSLKDAIEVCLEKMEDIQLAMVIARLYESEFETSVTYTSILYEKILGCQKDGTGFSCTKLHSDPFLRSIAYWIMKDYTRALDTLLEQTPKDDDENPVIVKSCNPVVFSFYNYLRTHPLLIRRYFSSPEGTLATLGLKTEKSFVDKINLIERKLFFTTANAHFKVGCPVLALEVLSKIPKIRKKSAVAGEKDSSSPSIQTDVSDSKALQDGAGSGDIDWSKPISTSFALGSTAESSAQFDWSQPAVKFDDEPLTLDWGEDKNGSDEEDKDVGIMMKKSDSKSEDEKTSDTSMAQTPHGEVSEAGDTEVDVIAEQLKFRACLKILMTELRTLATGYEVDGGKLRFQLYNWLEKEIAAMHEICNHDTGDKDYCKTYTKVNGDLLDPEDIMDKPDIGSYERHQIERRRLQAKREHAERRKWWLQKNQALLRVFLSYCSLHGAQGGGLASVRMELKFLLQESQQETTVKQLQSPLPLPTTLPLLSASIASTKTVIANPVLYLNNHIHDILYTIVQMKSPPHPNIEDVKVYTLHSLAASLSASIYQALCDSHSYSSQTEANQFTGMVYQGLLLSDRRRLRTESIEEHATPNSSPAQWPGVSSLINLLSSAQDEDQPKLNILLCEAVVAVYLSLLIHALATNSCNELFRLAAHPLNSRMWAAVFGGGVKLLVKPRRQSENIPAPPLPSEEMDKHRRRFNMRMLVPGRPVKDSNVPPPVPAERPSYKEKFIPPELSMWDYFMAKPFLPLSDSGVIYDSDESIHSDEEEDDAFLSDVQIQEHTDANSYSWALLHLTMVKLVLHNIKNFFPIAGLEFTDLPVTSPLGIAVIKNLEHWEQILQDRMDQFEGPPPNYINTYPSDLGVGAGPAILRNKAMIEPENTPFKSKDYSALPAKRLWHFLVKQELLQETFIRYIFTKKRKQSESVEDRVEQVKQNCVAEDHKNKVEADLGYPGGKAKIIHKESDMIMAFAVNKANSNEIVLASTHDVQELDISALLAAQSFIWIGEEYDRESKSSDDVDFRGSTTTLAPSSAPSFGVSQIQPSPSMPWLGTGQTSTGAGVLIKRNLNNVKRMASHPVHQYYLTGAQDGSVRMFEWTRPQQLVCFQQAGNARVTRMYFNAQGNKCGVADGEGFLSIWQVNQTTSNPKPYLSWQCHSKTTSDFAFITSSSLVATSGQSNDNRNVCLWDTLVSSSNSLIHAFTCHDHGATVLQYAPKHQLLISGGRKGYICIFDIRQRQILFTFQAHESAVKALALDPSEDYFVTGSAEGNMKVWRLTGYNLIHSFKNEHAKQSLFRNIGAGVTQIETVQGNRIFSCGADGTLKMRVLPNAFNVPSGIFDIL; this is encoded by the exons GATGACTGCCTCTTGAAGGTTTGGTATCCTATGACTGGTTGGAAGTCGTCTCTCCTGCCCCAagagaatgaagaaaagaaaaaatgctcaGAGGATGTGCAGTTTTCCTTTGTTTATTTGGCGCATCCCCGAGCAGTGACAGGATTTTCCTGGCGGAACATCAGCAAGTACATGCCCAG GGGGTTGGTCTGTAATGTGTTACTCACATCATGCCTCGATGGCATCTGCCGGCTGTGGGCAGAGACGCTGCTACCCGAAGATACTCTCCTGGGGGAGCAGATCTGTGAAACCACCACTTCCAGCATCAGCAGCACCATCTCTCAGTCTGGAAAGCAAAAGGACACTATACAACATGCACTAGAG ACAATTCATCATttgaaaaatatgagaaaaggacaaaggagGTCTTCAGTCCTTGTTACCCACACAGATGTACTGCCAGATCAGCAGGGCACTCACGAAGTTCAGCGTCACATTTCCCATCAAGCAAATGCACTTGGTCACTTCCACATAGCAGCAAGCATCAACCCTAATACAG ATATTCCTTCAGTGTTGGCTGGAACTGCTTTTAATATAGATGAAGGCAGTGGAGGCTTCGTTGTCCACTGGCTGAATAACAAAGAATTTCATTTTACATCCTCTATTGAAGTATTCATGCAGCATCTAAGACAAATTTCAGAACAACAACTAGAACAAGATTTTGATATTGAAgctgaagaggaagaagaaacagaagaaaaagaaaaaggcttaCATATGAAGTTAGACCATG ATTTGTCTATAGACAGAGAATCAGAGACAGGGACTGGTACAGGCTCTTCAGAACATGAAGATGGAGAAAGAGAGGGAAGCCCCAAAACATCTCTGCTGGCGGGCCCTCGCCTGCCTCTGCCAACAGTTTTGTTGGACCGGAAAATCGACTTGCTCCTAACGGAATGGAACAAGAATCCAGACATGCTCTTTACTATCCATCCTGTTGATGGTACCTTCCTGGTATGGCATGTGAAGTATTTGGATGAATACACTCCAGGCATCTTTCGCCAAGTTCAG gtttcaTTTTCTTCTAGGATTCCTGTTGCATTTCCATCTGGAGATGCTAGCTCCCTTAGCAAAAATATTATGATGTATGCCTGTCCTGTCTTTGTAaaagacagcagcagtgctgcacagcagaaaaCAATGGACTTTCCAAATAATACTCTAGCAAGCAAAGGACCAAGCTTTGCCCAGGACAGTGCAAATGTGAATATAATTTCTCCTGTGGTAATGATGATTTCCAAACATATAGATGGCTCTCTAAACCAGTGGGCAGTTACTTTTGCTGATAAATCAGCTTTCACTACTGTGCTAACTGTATCCCACAAGTTCAGGTACTGTGGACACCGCTTTCACCTCAATGATCTGGCCTGCCATTCCGTTTTACCATTGCTGCTGACATCTTCTCATCACAACGCTCTGTTAACTCCTGAGTCAGACACCTCCTGGGACTCCGACAGGATAAACAGGATGATGGATCCTGTTAAACATAAGAGAGGTTCTTCTAAGCAGCAACTTAAAAACGCAGCAACCCGTACATTCCATGACCCAAATGCAATCTACAGTGAGCTGATTCTGTGGCGAGTAGACCCCATAGGACCTTTATCCTACACTGGAGGAGTGTCTGAGCTGGCTCGAATTAACTCTCTTCACACCTCTGCTTTCTCTAACGTAGCCTGGCTTCCAACACTAATTCCCAGCTATTGCCTTG GTACCTATTGCAACTCTGCTAGTGCTTGCTTTGTTGCATCAGATGGCAAAAACCTGAGGCTCTATCAAGCTGTTGTAGATGCACGAAAGCTTCTGGATGAATTATCTGACCCTGAATCATCT aaACTTATTGGGGAGGTGTTTAATATTGTGAGCCAACAATCTACTGCTCGACCAGGATGTATCATTGAGCTCGATGCAATAACTAACAAA TGTGGCTCAAACACACAATTGCTTCATGTCTTCCAAGAAGACTTCATTTTGGGATACAAACCACATAAGGAGGATGCAGAAGGGAaggaaactgaaatatttttccagcCATCACAAG GGTATCGTCCACCACCTTTCTCAGAGAAGTTCTATCTGGTAGTAATTGAAAAAGATAGTAGTGGCTGTTCTGTTCTTCAAATGTGGCATCTTCATCTCAAATCTGTGCAAGCCTGTTTAG CAAAACCTACTGAAGCATCTTCAGCAGATAATAAGCTTAGTGTACCTGAGCAGAAGACTGTGGATTCTTCTCCAGATGTATCACCTGGCACAAGTCCCATACCACGATCTTCATCAATTGCTAACCTTCAGACTGCTAGTAAACTCATTCTGAGCTCCAGACTTGTGTATAGCCAACCCCTGGATCTTCCTGTTGGTGTGGAAGTAGTAAGAGCAACTCCTTCAGCAG GTCACTTGAGTTCCTCATCAATATACCCTGTCTGCCTCGCACCTTATTTGATAGTAACGTCCTGTTCGGACAACAGAGTGCGGTTCTGGAGATGCACTGTGGAGACTGACCTGAGCAGCAAAACTGAGGAGAAGGAGACATACCACTGGAGAAAATGGCCTTTAATGAACGATGAAGGGGAAGACAACAGCAGTACAGTGAGCATAGTAGGAAGGCCGGTTGCTGTTAGCTGTTCTTACACAGGACGTCTTGCAGTAGCATACAAACAACCCATACAGCATAATGGGTTTGTTTCCAAAGAATTTTCCATGCATGTTTGTATACTTGAATGTGAGTCTACTGGAGGATCAGAGTGGGTTTTGGAACAGACAATTCATCTGGATGATTTAGTTAAGGTTGGAAGTGTACTTGACTCAAGGGTCAGCGTGGATAGTAATTTATTTGTTTACAGTAAATCAGATGCTTTCTTGAATAAAGACAAATACCTGGTGCCCAGTATCAAGCATTTGGTGCATTTGGACTGGGTTTCAAAAGAAGATGGTTCACATATACTGACAGTTGGAGTGGGTGCCAACATCTTCATGTATGGAAGGCTTTCAGGGATTGTAACAGATCAAACCAGCAGCAAAGAGGGAGTAGCTGTCATCACCCTGCCACTAGGAGGGAGCATAAAACAAGGTGTGAAGTCAAAGTGGGTGTTGCTGAGGTCCATTGATTTGGTTTCATCTGTGGATGGCACTCCttccctgcctgtgtccctgtcctgggtGAGAGATGGAATACTGGTGGTGGGAATGGACTGTGAAATGCACGTTTATGCCCAGTGGAAACACGCAGTCAAGTTTGGTAATGGAGAAAGCGatgtttttccttctgaagaCTCAACAACACAAGATCCCCTCAAAACAAGCGCAGTAGTGAAGAAGACGAGTGTAATTGATGGGGCAGGTGTTGTGGATGATGTTTTTGGCACTCCAACTGTAATTCAGGATGGGGGCCTCTTTGAAGCTGCTCATGTTCTTTCACCTACTCTACCCCAGTATCATCCCACCCAGTTATTAGAACTGATGGACCTGGGTAAAGTTCGCCGAGCCAAAGCCATTCTGTCGCATTTAGTTAAATGCATTGCAGGAGAAGTTGCAATAGTCAAAGACACAGAGGCTGGAGAAGGGACTGGTCCTAAACGCCATCTTTCTCGCACCATCAGTGTGAGTGGCAGTACTGCCAAGGATACCATTACTGCTGGGAAGGATGGCACCCGAGACTACACAGAGATAGACTCAATTCCCCCACTGCCGCTGTATGCACTGCTTGCTgctgatcaggatgccacctATGTTGCCGAAGAAACTTCTAAAATACCTCAGGGCTCTGAAGACCatgcaaagagaaaagcagaggaTCAGTACTCGGATCTGTTCCAGATTCAACCTGTTACAACGGAAGACTTTATAGATTTTGAGCCTGAAAAGAGGGAGAGTAAATCCAAAGTGATTAATCTGTCACAGTATGGGCCAACTTACTTTGGCCGAGAGCATGCCAGTGTCCTTTCAAGCCACCTGATGCACTCAAGTTTGCCAGGCCTCACTCGACTGGAGCAGATGTTCCTTGTAGCTTTGGCAGACACTGTGGCCACGACAAGCACTGAACTAGATGAGAACAGAGATAAGAATTACTCAG GAAGAGATACCTTAGATGAATGTGGCCTCCGGTACCTGCTGGCCATGCGCCTGCACACCTGCCTGCTGACATCCCTGCCTCCCCTGTACCGTGTCCAGCTGCTCCACCAAG GCCTGTCAACTTGCCATTTTGCATGGGCTTTCCATTCTGAGGCGGAGGAGGAGTTGATCAATATGATTCCTGCTATCCAGAAGGGAGACCCACAGTGGTCTGAGCTGAGAGCTATGGGCATTGGTTGGTGGGTCAGGAATATCAACACTCTCCGAAGGTGCATTGAGAAG GTTGCAAAAGCTTCGTTCCAGAGGAACAATGATGCCTTAGATGCTGCACTTTTTTACCTTGCTATGAAGAAAAAAGCAGTGGTGTGGGGTCTGTTTAG GTCCCAGCATGATGAAAAGATGACTGCCTTTTTCAGCCACAACTTCAATGAAGACCGATGGCGtaaagctgctttaaaaaatgcttttgctttgttggGAAAACAACGTTTTGAGCAGTCAGCTGCATTTTTCTTGCTAGCAGGTTCACTAAAAGATGCTATAGAG GTGTGCCTTGAGAAAATGGAAGACATCCAGTTGGCCATGGTCATTGCTCGTTTGTATGAATCAGAGTTTGAAACCTCTGTCACATACACCTCCATTCTCTATGAAAAGATTTTGGGTTGCCAGAAGGATGGAACCGGATTCAGCTGTACTAAGTTGCATTCTGATCCATTTCTGAGAAGCATTGCATACTGGATAATGAAAGATTACACACGAGCACTGGATACATTATTGGAACAAACGCCCAAAGATGATGATGAAAACCCAG TTATCGTCAAATCCTGCAATCCTGTGGTGTTCAGTTTCTACAACTATCTTCGGACCCACCCTTTGCTCATCCGAAGATACTTCAGCTCCCCAGAAGGAACTCTCGCCACCTTAGGTCTAAAAACTGAGAAAAGCTTTGTTGATAAAATTAATCttatagaaagaaaattattcttcaCTACTGCAAATGCTCACTTTAAAGTGGGCTGCCCTGTACTAGCTCTTGAAGTCCTTTCCAAAATtccaaaaataagaaaaaagtcTGCTGTAGCTGGAGAAAAAGATTCATCCAGTCCTTCAATCCAGACTGACGTTTCAGATTCCAAAGCCCTACAGGATGGTGCTGGAAGTGGTGATATAGACTGGTCAAAACCCATTTCAACTTCCTTTGCTTTGGGGAGCACTGCTGAATCTTCAGCACAATTTGACTGGAGTCAACCAGCAGTAAAATTTGATGATGAGCCACTTACTCTTGATTGGGGTGAAGACAAAAATGGATCAGATGAAGAAGACAAGGATGTTGGGATAATGATGAAAAAGTCTGATTCTAAGAGTGAAGATGAGAAGACCTCAGACACCAGCATGGCTCAAACACCACATGGGGAGGTTTCTGAGGCAGGAGACACTGAGGTTGATGTTATTGCTGAGCAATTGAAATTCAGGGCCTGTTTGAAAATCCTTATGACTGAACTGAGGACTTTGGCTACAGGTTATGAAGTGGATGGAGGAAAGCTCAGATTTCAACTGTACAACTGGCTGGAAAAAGAGATTGCTGCTATGCATGAAATATGCAACCATGACACAGGGGACAAAGACTACTGTAAAACATATACCAAAGTAAATGGGGATCTGCTTGACCCAGAAGATATTATGGATAAGCCAGACATTGGCTCGTACGAACGGCACCAGATCGAAAGACGCAGGTTACAGGCCAAGCGAGAACATGCTGAGAGAAGGAAGTGGTGGCTGCAGAAGAACCAAGCTCTTCTCAGGGTTTTCCTCAGTTATTGTAGTCTTCATGGGGCACAAGGTGGAGGTTTAGCATCTGTAAGGATGGAGCTGAAGTTCTTGCTGCAGGAGTCACAGCAG gaaACTACTGTAAAGCAACTCCAGTCTCCGCTTCCACTACCCACAACACTTCCACTGCTTTCTGCAAGCATAGCGTCCACAAAAACTGTGATAGCTAATCCTGTGCTGTACTTAAACAACCACATCCATGATATACTTTACACTATTGTGCAGATGAAATCACCACCACATCCTAATATTGAAGATGTCAAG GTGTACACACTTCACTCTTTAGCAGCTTCTCTTTCTGCATCCATTTATCAAGCACTATGTGACAGCCACAGCTACAG CAGTCAAACAGAAGCAAATCAGTTTACTGGGATGGTCTATCAAGGACTGCTTTTGAGTGATCGACGCAGACTGAGGACAGAAAGCATCGAAGAGCACGCAACTCCAAACTCATCTCCTGCTCAGTGGCCTG GTGTGAGTTCACTTATCAACCTCTTAAGTTCAGCTCAGGATGAAGACCAACCAAAGCTGAACATCCTGCTGTGTGAAGCTGTGGTAGCCGTGTACCTGAGTCTGCTGATCCACGCCCTGGCCACCAACTCGTGTAACGAGCTGTTCCGGCTGGCGGCGCACCCGCTCAACAGCCGCATGTGGGCTGCTGTCTTTGGAGGGGGCGTCAAGCTGCTCGTGAAACCCCGCCGGCAGTCCGAGAACATCCCAG CACCTCCTCTTCCATCAGAAGAAATGGATAAACACCGCCGTCGGTTCAACATGAGAATGCTGGTGCCAGGAAGACCAGTAAAAGACAGCAATGTGCCACCACCTGTACCTGCAGAAAGACCCTCTTACAAAGAAAAGTTTATTCCTCCAGAACTCAGCATGTGGGACTATTTTATGGCAAAG CCCTTTCTCCCTTTATCAGACAGTGGTGTTATCTATGATTCTGATGAAAGCATTCACAGtgatgaggaagaggatgatGCTTTCCTCTCTGATGTGCAGATCCAGGAACACACTGATGCCAATTCTTACAG CTGGGCTCTTCTACATCTGACAATGGTAAAATTAGTTCTGCACAACATTAAGAACTTCTTTCCCATTGCTGGTCTGGAATTCACTG ATCTGCCTGTAACATCTCCATTGGGCATTGCTGTAATAAAAAATTTAGAACACTGGGAACAGATTCTTCAAGATAGAATGGACCAGTTTGAAGGTCCACCTCCAAACTACATCAATACTTACCCCAGTGACCTGGGTGTAGGGGCAGGACCAGCTATTCTCCGCAATAAAGCCATGATTGAACCTGAGAACACACCATTCAA ATCAAAGGATTACTCAGCTCTTCCAGCAAAAAGGCTCTGGCATTTTCTTGTGAAGCAAGAACTTCTTCAGGAGACTTTCATAAGATATATattcacaaagaaaagaaagcagagtGAG TCTGTAGAAGATCGTGTGGAGCAGGTCAAACAAAACTGCGTAGCAGAAGATCACAAAAACAAG GTTGAAGCAGATCTTGGATACCctggaggaaaagcaaaaatcatTCACAAAGAATCAGATATGATAATGGCATTTGCAGTTAACAAG GCAAACAGCAATGAAATTGTTTTGGCATCTACACATGATGTTCAAGAACTTGATATTTCAGCTCTACTGGCTGCTCAGTCGTTTATATGGATTGGGGAAGAATATGACAGAGAGTCTAAAAG TTCTGATGACGTTGACTTCCGTGGTTCTACCACAACACTGGCTCCTTCAAGTGCACCATCATTTGGAGTGAGTCAGATCCAGCCATCTCCATCCATGCCCTGGCTAGGCACTGGGCAAACCAGCACTGGAGCTGGTGTG CTGATTAAAAGAAATCTGAATAACGTCAAGAGAATGGCTTCACATCCAGTCCATCAGTATT ATCTTACAGGAGCACAAGATGGAAGTGTCCGAATGTTTGAGTGGACAAGGCCACAGCAGCTGGTGTGCTTCCAGCAGGCTGGGAATGCCAGGGTGACAAGGATGTATTTCAATGCCCAGGGAAATAAG TGTGGTGTTGCTGATGGTGAAGGTTTTCTAAGTATTTGGCAAGTAAACCAAACCACCTCAAATCCTAAGCCCTACCTG agTTGGCAGTGCCACAGTAAAACCACAAGTGACTTTGCATTTATAACCTCCTCAAGTCTAGTTGCTACATCGGGACAATCCAATGATAACAG aAATGTGTGCCTCTGGGACACCTTGGTTTCATCTAGTAACAGTCTTATACATG CCTTCACTTGTCACGACCACGGTGCCACAGTACTTCAGTATGCGCCCAAGCATCAACTGCTCATTTCTGGAGGTAGGAAGGGATATATCTGCATCTTTGACATCAGACAGAGGCAAATCCTGTTCACCTTCCAAGCACACGAGTCAGCTGTTAAGGCCCTTGCACTGGATCCTTCCGAGGACTATTTTGTTACAGGCTCAGCTGAAGGCAACATGAAG GTGTGGAGACTGACTGGCTACAATTTAATTCATTCGTTTAAAAATGAACATGCTAAGCAATCCCTTTTCAGAAATATTGGTGCTGGTGTCACCCAGATTGAGACTGTGCAAGGCAATCGTATCTTCTCCTGTGGAGCAGATGGCACACTGAAAATGAGGGTTCTTCCCAATGCTTTCAATGTACCTTCAGGCATTTTTGACATTCTGTAG